The Methanoculleus thermophilus genome contains a region encoding:
- the xerA gene encoding site-specific tyrosine recombinase/integron integrase, translated as MESALFSEWLDRFSNYLRMRNYSPRTIRKYEQTIQRFARYAWLRQHSSPDLVNFDEESLNTAPLDADVNVSAALITDFFSSLSEGRDYKPKTFHRMISTLSSFYRFLYAQGVVVANPMLGVERPRIKNQELKYLKHSQVIRLIKSIPDERDRLIVRLIYATGVRVSELCSINIEDIDFEEQTIRVKGKGDKIRMVFIDAETLDLIDQFIGNKIEGPLFVGQQGNHLSPRTVQHLFRKYAPPGITPHKIRHSYASELYRRSKNLRVVQENLGHSSIKTTEIYLHTDIEERKRVYQQYFPLSNGKDGMLDRSDQEWR; from the coding sequence ATGGAGAGTGCGCTTTTCTCTGAATGGCTGGATCGCTTCAGCAACTATCTTCGGATGCGTAATTACTCGCCCCGGACCATCAGAAAGTACGAGCAGACCATCCAGCGCTTTGCCCGGTACGCCTGGCTCCGGCAGCACTCGTCCCCGGACCTGGTCAATTTCGATGAAGAGTCGCTCAATACTGCACCTCTTGATGCGGATGTCAACGTCTCTGCGGCGCTGATCACCGATTTCTTCTCCAGTCTCTCAGAAGGGCGTGACTATAAGCCCAAGACCTTTCACCGCATGATATCGACTCTTTCTTCGTTCTACCGCTTCCTTTACGCTCAGGGGGTCGTTGTTGCAAACCCTATGCTCGGGGTGGAACGGCCCCGGATCAAGAATCAGGAACTGAAATACCTCAAACACAGCCAGGTGATTCGTCTTATCAAGTCGATTCCTGATGAGCGGGACCGGTTGATTGTTCGCTTGATCTACGCTACCGGCGTTCGTGTTTCGGAGCTCTGCTCAATTAACATCGAGGATATCGATTTTGAAGAGCAGACAATCCGGGTGAAAGGAAAAGGCGATAAAATCCGGATGGTGTTCATCGATGCTGAGACGCTTGATCTGATTGATCAATTCATCGGCAACAAGATTGAAGGGCCGCTCTTCGTGGGTCAGCAGGGCAACCACCTCTCTCCTAGGACGGTCCAGCATCTCTTCAGGAAATACGCTCCTCCGGGGATTACTCCTCACAAAATCCGGCATTCCTACGCGAGTGAACTCTACCGGCGGTCGAAGAACCTCCGTGTCGTGCAGGAGAACCTGGGGCACTCCTCCATCAAGACGACCGAGATTTATCTCCACACTGATATTGAGGAGCGCAAACGCGTCTACCAGCAGTATTTCCCGCTCTCAAACGGGAAAGATGGTATGCTGGATCGGTCTGATCAGGAATGGCGATAA
- a CDS encoding SDR family oxidoreductase, translated as MRYIVTGGAGFIGSNLAEQLVRDGHEVVIVDDLSTGRSENIKHIIDHPRVTFIEGSVTDLALLIDACGGADGIFHQAAIASVPRSVKDPLETNAVNIGGTVNVLWAAKECGVPAVVAASTSAIYGDDPVFPKHEEMRPTPLSPYAVSKLAGEYYGKVFSDLYGIRTTFLRYFNVFGPRQDPNSEYAAVIPKFITRLLDGKPPIIYGDGEQTRDFVYVLDVVRANILAMESGATGVFNIAGGRRINLNELARNLGEIMGVHTPPIYEPPRLGDVRDSLADISRARVAFGYSPRYALKEGLRETVIWFRDSGRYR; from the coding sequence ATGCGTTACATTGTCACAGGTGGGGCAGGGTTCATCGGTTCCAACCTTGCAGAACAACTGGTGCGGGACGGGCATGAGGTTGTGATTGTCGATGACCTCTCCACCGGACGGAGCGAGAATATCAAGCATATCATCGATCACCCGAGGGTGACGTTCATCGAAGGGAGCGTCACTGACCTTGCTCTCCTTATCGATGCCTGTGGCGGGGCGGACGGCATCTTCCACCAGGCGGCCATTGCCTCAGTCCCCCGCTCCGTAAAAGACCCCCTTGAGACGAACGCAGTAAATATCGGAGGAACCGTGAACGTCCTCTGGGCCGCGAAGGAGTGCGGCGTTCCGGCCGTCGTGGCAGCCTCCACATCTGCGATCTACGGCGATGACCCGGTCTTCCCCAAACATGAAGAGATGAGGCCGACCCCCCTCTCGCCCTATGCGGTCTCGAAACTCGCGGGTGAGTACTACGGGAAGGTTTTCTCGGACCTCTACGGCATCCGGACGACGTTCCTCCGCTACTTCAATGTCTTTGGGCCCCGTCAGGACCCAAACTCGGAATATGCAGCAGTGATCCCGAAGTTCATCACCCGCCTGCTCGATGGAAAACCGCCGATCATCTACGGTGACGGGGAGCAGACCCGGGACTTTGTCTATGTTTTAGATGTGGTCCGGGCAAACATTCTCGCGATGGAGAGCGGTGCCACCGGTGTCTTCAATATCGCCGGGGGGCGCCGGATCAACCTTAACGAACTTGCCCGGAACCTTGGAGAGATCATGGGAGTGCACACGCCGCCTATATACGAACCTCCACGGTTGGGGGATGTGCGCGATTCTCTTGCCGATATATCCCGGGCTAGAGTTGCCTTTGGCTATTCCCCTCGTTACGCCCTCAAAGAGGGGCTCCGGGAGACGGTGATCTGGTTTAGGGACAGTGGCAGGTATCGATAG
- a CDS encoding tetratricopeptide repeat protein codes for MPRLISPEAPPAGDDSNALRAYSNVTAENPNDSTALNNWGVALEREGRYEEALAAFNAALLCDNEDVYAWNNRAVILARLGRPREAVLACRQALAIDQSCIFAWVTYGMVLGRLGNYREAEEALAIAEDLDPQARALYPGNLTMTRA; via the coding sequence ATGCCCCGATTGATTTCACCAGAGGCTCCGCCTGCCGGAGATGACAGTAACGCGTTACGGGCGTACAGCAACGTAACAGCGGAGAATCCAAACGACTCTACAGCCTTAAACAACTGGGGTGTGGCGCTTGAACGGGAGGGCCGATACGAAGAAGCGCTCGCTGCATTCAATGCGGCGCTCCTATGCGACAACGAGGATGTCTACGCCTGGAACAACCGGGCTGTGATCCTCGCCCGGCTCGGTCGCCCCCGGGAAGCGGTGCTTGCATGCAGGCAGGCGCTCGCGATCGACCAGTCGTGCATCTTTGCCTGGGTTACCTACGGTATGGTGCTCGGCCGGCTTGGGAACTACCGGGAGGCTGAAGAGGCTCTTGCAATTGCAGAGGATCTTGATCCACAGGCCCGGGCGCTCTATCCCGGAAACTTGACGATGACCCGGGCATGA